A single window of Micrococcaceae bacterium Sec5.1 DNA harbors:
- a CDS encoding sugar ABC transporter substrate-binding protein, which yields MKRNRQRLLAVGVTALLLAGCSTTGGGTTSGATQDPGVQDWATSVKEKYNGTSITIAAQTHPSTAAMQAMTADFTALTGIDVRWDIVDQNSLKQKIELDYQSGNAAYDAVMVDGFWMSSFAERGIVADVSQRLNSAPDFFDYKDILPAYSEGLQEVDGKSYGVQIAGETRFIGYRKDLFDKYGKKPPTTMKEYLELAQFFNGKEDGLYGTSMRAQKGIHFASGLLTLMYQFSTGFWDPKTGADQIASPENVEALQYYLDLLKTMPKDVGSYTHEEALSAFTSGHSAMWFDATAIAPTILNPDSSVVADKVAFVPPPSGPKGQFGALAGWGLSLASKAKNADAAWAFITYMTSKAKAAEYTHNGGVPTRTSTLANPQTDQEKVTYPAMLESLDKAKNLSDEGISWLPKVEQLDEKLTIIGNYCSEAFVGNLTAKEALERASAEIKSL from the coding sequence ATGAAGCGCAACAGGCAACGGCTGCTCGCAGTCGGCGTCACGGCTCTGCTGCTCGCCGGCTGCAGCACTACCGGGGGCGGCACGACGTCGGGCGCCACCCAGGACCCCGGCGTGCAGGACTGGGCGACGAGCGTGAAGGAAAAGTACAACGGTACGTCCATCACCATCGCAGCCCAAACACACCCAAGTACTGCTGCAATGCAGGCAATGACTGCCGACTTCACAGCGTTGACGGGCATTGACGTCCGGTGGGACATCGTTGACCAGAACAGCCTCAAGCAGAAGATCGAACTGGATTACCAGAGCGGCAACGCCGCTTACGACGCCGTCATGGTGGACGGGTTCTGGATGTCCAGTTTCGCTGAACGCGGCATAGTCGCAGACGTCAGTCAGCGGTTGAACAGCGCCCCGGATTTCTTCGACTACAAAGACATCCTTCCGGCCTACAGTGAAGGCTTGCAGGAAGTTGACGGCAAGTCATATGGGGTCCAGATCGCCGGCGAAACCCGCTTCATTGGGTACCGCAAGGACCTCTTTGACAAGTACGGCAAGAAACCACCAACCACCATGAAGGAATACCTGGAACTGGCACAGTTCTTCAATGGCAAGGAAGACGGGCTGTACGGAACGTCCATGCGGGCACAGAAGGGCATCCATTTCGCGTCCGGCTTGCTCACCTTGATGTACCAGTTCAGCACGGGCTTCTGGGATCCAAAGACGGGGGCGGACCAAATTGCCTCTCCCGAGAACGTCGAGGCTCTCCAGTACTACCTCGACCTGCTCAAGACCATGCCCAAGGACGTGGGAAGCTACACGCACGAAGAAGCCCTCTCAGCCTTCACCTCGGGACATTCGGCCATGTGGTTTGACGCTACAGCCATCGCCCCGACGATCCTGAACCCCGACTCGTCAGTTGTCGCCGACAAAGTCGCTTTCGTTCCGCCGCCCTCGGGACCAAAGGGCCAGTTCGGAGCACTTGCCGGATGGGGCCTCAGCCTGGCGTCGAAGGCCAAGAACGCTGACGCTGCCTGGGCCTTCATCACCTACATGACCTCCAAGGCCAAGGCCGCGGAATACACCCACAACGGCGGGGTTCCGACCCGGACCAGCACCCTGGCCAACCCCCAGACCGACCAGGAGAAGGTCACGTACCCTGCAATGCTTGAATCCCTGGACAAGGCCAAGAACCTCAGCGATGAAGGCATCAGCTGGTTGCCCAAGGTAGAACAGCTCGACGAAAAACTGACCATCATCGGCAACTACTGCTCAGAAGCCTTCGTAGGAAACCTGACAGCCAAGGAAGCCCTCGAACGCGCCAGCGCCGAAATCAAATCACTCTGA
- a CDS encoding carbohydrate ABC transporter permease, with amino-acid sequence MTVVEGPNLTEKIAAPAKPAVMSANRRKARTTTALIYAVVGIWGIITLFPVAFTLISSFKLKRDVLNPAAFIFQPTLNNYAELFQGKHFGGYITNSVIVTIGSVIPSLVLALMAAYGLTRFGLRKERSVALNVLSFRMIPAIAVVIPFFLIAQFIGLLDTQILLIISCMTMNVPLAVWMLRGFMRDIPMDIDEAAQLDGASRWRILWTIHTPILGPGMVSAGLLLVIQTWNEFAFAQFLTSIDARTFPTTVNFFISIAGTDFGQMAAAATVGTIPILVLAIIFQRRLISGLSYGAV; translated from the coding sequence ATGACCGTCGTAGAAGGACCGAACCTGACGGAAAAAATCGCGGCTCCCGCGAAACCTGCCGTCATGAGCGCCAACCGCCGAAAGGCGAGAACAACAACAGCCCTTATCTACGCCGTCGTCGGTATATGGGGCATCATCACTCTCTTCCCCGTCGCCTTCACGCTCATCTCATCCTTCAAACTCAAGCGCGACGTTTTGAACCCTGCAGCATTCATCTTCCAACCCACGCTGAACAATTACGCCGAGCTCTTCCAGGGGAAGCACTTCGGCGGGTACATCACCAACAGCGTCATCGTGACAATCGGGTCGGTCATACCATCCCTCGTTCTCGCGCTCATGGCCGCCTATGGCCTGACTCGTTTCGGCCTCCGGAAGGAACGCTCCGTCGCTTTGAACGTGCTGTCCTTCCGCATGATCCCGGCCATCGCGGTCGTGATCCCGTTCTTCCTGATAGCCCAGTTCATCGGTCTCCTGGACACCCAGATCCTGCTCATCATTTCCTGCATGACCATGAACGTCCCCCTTGCCGTCTGGATGCTCCGGGGGTTCATGCGCGACATTCCCATGGACATCGACGAAGCCGCCCAACTGGACGGGGCATCCCGATGGAGGATCCTGTGGACCATCCACACCCCCATCCTCGGCCCTGGAATGGTGTCGGCAGGTCTGCTGCTTGTTATCCAGACCTGGAACGAATTCGCGTTCGCACAATTCCTGACGTCCATCGACGCCCGCACTTTCCCGACGACCGTCAACTTCTTCATCTCGATCGCGGGAACAGATTTCGGACAAATGGCCGCCGCGGCAACAGTGGGAACAATCCCAATCCTGGTCCTCGCGATCATCTTCCAGCGCCGGCTCATCTCAGGACTGTCCTACGGCGCGGTATAA
- a CDS encoding alcohol dehydrogenase catalytic domain-containing protein: MKITGAVLEEIGRPRPFGASRPITVSELELDPPGPGEVLIKIEAAGICHSDLSVVDGNRVRPLPMLLGHEAAGRVVSWGPGVEDLVTGQRVVMAFLPRCGECANCRTNGRLPCTPGSGANNAGTLLSGGTRLHRGGQDVYHHLGVSAFATHAVIDRRSLVPVDDDIPPEIAAVLGCAVLTGGGAVINAAKPEEGETTIVVGLGGVGMAALLTAVSLGKGDVIGVDAVVDKLERATALGASAVYTPGQAFEAGLKAPIVIEAAGNARAFETAVALTGVGGRTVTVGLPAPTAEAAIKPLGLTAEARTIIGSYLGSAVPARDIPAFAQLWREGRLPIEALISSTITLQEVNQAMDDLADGLAVRQIITFAATEADPR; encoded by the coding sequence ATGAAAATAACCGGAGCAGTCCTGGAAGAAATCGGCCGCCCAAGGCCTTTCGGAGCCTCCCGTCCTATCACCGTCAGCGAACTCGAACTCGATCCGCCGGGCCCAGGTGAGGTCCTGATCAAAATCGAAGCAGCAGGAATCTGCCACTCCGACCTGTCCGTCGTGGACGGCAACCGGGTTCGACCGCTACCGATGCTGCTCGGCCATGAAGCTGCCGGCCGTGTCGTCAGTTGGGGGCCTGGAGTCGAGGACTTGGTCACTGGCCAACGGGTCGTGATGGCCTTCCTTCCCCGATGCGGGGAATGCGCCAATTGCCGCACGAACGGGCGACTACCCTGCACGCCCGGCTCGGGAGCGAACAATGCGGGAACCTTGCTTTCAGGCGGAACACGCCTGCATCGCGGCGGGCAGGATGTCTACCACCATCTGGGTGTATCCGCGTTCGCAACCCACGCCGTCATCGATCGGCGCTCACTGGTGCCTGTTGACGACGACATCCCGCCGGAGATCGCCGCAGTCCTTGGATGCGCCGTGCTCACAGGGGGCGGGGCAGTCATCAACGCCGCCAAGCCCGAAGAGGGAGAGACCACCATAGTGGTGGGTCTCGGCGGAGTCGGAATGGCGGCGCTGCTCACCGCGGTTTCCCTCGGAAAAGGGGACGTCATCGGAGTGGACGCGGTCGTCGACAAGCTCGAACGAGCCACTGCTCTGGGCGCAAGCGCGGTCTACACGCCCGGTCAGGCCTTCGAAGCAGGGCTCAAGGCGCCGATCGTGATCGAAGCTGCCGGTAACGCCAGAGCCTTTGAAACTGCCGTGGCACTGACCGGCGTAGGTGGCCGGACCGTCACCGTTGGCCTTCCAGCACCAACTGCGGAAGCGGCGATCAAGCCGCTCGGACTCACGGCCGAGGCCCGCACGATCATTGGCAGTTACCTCGGTTCCGCCGTCCCTGCCCGTGACATCCCCGCCTTCGCGCAGCTCTGGCGTGAGGGGCGGCTACCCATCGAAGCACTGATTTCATCAACCATCACCCTCCAGGAAGTAAACCAAGCAATGGACGACCTCGCGGACGGCCTCGCAGTGCGACAAATCATCACGTTTGCGGCAACCGAAGCAGATCCCCGGTGA
- a CDS encoding ROK family transcriptional regulator has translation MDVQDKPPFTASPSKSGPVESRRLITASRIGEANRARVLQVLHTDGPASRAQLARALNVNRATIASILQPLIDDGALVEGEPVSAAVTGGKPARPLWFSHHGPLLGGVRISPDGVTVALMGIDGKIRVQASRAYGRDASGEAIMEAIEESADECFVGRKIIGIGVGAAGMVNATTGTIISMHLTPGLNGLQVGTRLQERYGVPVLVDHHPRVQALGDRWFGLGRHVQDFASVYTGEALGFGIVYQGAIVRGRDGAGGESGHTTVQLDGAPCRCGRQGCWETVATLGWLRERAAELQLPQAESMDSAALVALSAEGNAAAADLMDLYARNLAVGMANNEEVLGSGTYIMHGDVCGGGEPMRAAIQAWMIKLPLDRGQPATVVFADAQDPMTLLGGGGLILASTFSITV, from the coding sequence GTGGACGTTCAAGACAAGCCCCCGTTTACCGCCTCGCCGTCCAAGAGCGGCCCGGTGGAGTCGAGGCGGCTGATTACTGCATCCCGTATCGGTGAAGCTAATCGTGCACGAGTGCTGCAGGTTCTTCACACGGACGGCCCTGCCAGCCGGGCACAGTTGGCACGCGCGCTGAACGTGAACCGCGCAACCATTGCTTCGATTCTGCAGCCCCTGATTGATGACGGTGCTTTAGTTGAGGGCGAGCCCGTGTCTGCAGCGGTGACCGGTGGAAAGCCAGCCCGGCCGTTATGGTTCAGCCATCACGGGCCACTCCTGGGCGGAGTGCGTATTTCCCCGGACGGAGTGACGGTTGCGCTCATGGGAATAGACGGCAAAATCCGCGTTCAGGCTTCGCGTGCCTACGGACGGGACGCTTCGGGCGAGGCCATTATGGAGGCCATTGAGGAGTCCGCCGATGAGTGTTTTGTCGGGCGGAAAATCATCGGCATCGGTGTGGGTGCTGCGGGTATGGTCAATGCCACCACAGGCACCATCATCTCCATGCACCTCACCCCAGGACTGAACGGGCTGCAGGTCGGTACACGGCTTCAGGAGCGGTACGGAGTTCCCGTCCTGGTGGATCACCACCCGAGAGTCCAGGCCCTGGGGGACCGCTGGTTTGGCCTCGGCCGGCATGTGCAGGACTTTGCCTCCGTCTATACGGGGGAGGCATTGGGCTTCGGGATCGTCTACCAGGGAGCAATAGTCCGCGGCAGGGACGGTGCGGGTGGTGAATCCGGCCATACCACCGTGCAGCTCGACGGCGCTCCATGTCGGTGCGGGCGCCAAGGGTGCTGGGAAACCGTGGCTACCCTCGGTTGGCTCCGGGAACGGGCAGCCGAGCTCCAACTACCGCAGGCGGAATCGATGGATTCCGCTGCGCTGGTGGCATTGTCGGCTGAGGGAAATGCCGCCGCAGCGGACTTGATGGATCTCTATGCACGCAACCTTGCCGTTGGAATGGCCAACAACGAAGAAGTACTCGGCTCGGGGACCTACATCATGCATGGTGATGTGTGCGGAGGTGGAGAGCCAATGCGCGCAGCCATTCAAGCCTGGATGATCAAGCTTCCCCTTGACCGTGGGCAGCCCGCCACCGTGGTCTTTGCCGACGCTCAGGATCCTATGACCCTGCTCGGAGGCGGTGGCCTCATCCTTGCCTCAACGTTCTCGATAACCGTTTAG
- a CDS encoding ROK family protein encodes MPSPVSLGAASASVLAFDVGGSFIKAALVDTNGDVRGSRSVATPLHPTQPAETILDRIGELARELQAEHPHAGVQAAGLTVPGIVDAATGTGIYSANLGWRDFPFTTQAQSRLGMPVAFGHDVAAAGAAELQMRQTHDHHDAAVLIIGTGIAAAVFSGDKPVTAGGYAGEIGHALVPAPSGGTTILEALGSAGAITHRYTAISGNTVDGAKAVLSLAAEGDPIARQVWEQAVDALAFSISQCVSILGTEVFVIGGGLSQAGEALLVPLRKAVYELLTFHRRPRILPATLGQDAGLIGAALYARAILVTGSS; translated from the coding sequence ATGCCATCCCCCGTGTCACTTGGCGCAGCATCCGCCTCAGTCCTGGCCTTCGACGTCGGCGGTTCATTCATCAAAGCCGCGCTGGTCGATACCAACGGCGACGTGCGGGGCTCCCGCAGCGTGGCCACGCCACTGCATCCAACGCAACCGGCAGAGACGATATTGGACCGGATCGGAGAGCTCGCCCGCGAGCTACAAGCAGAACACCCTCACGCGGGGGTCCAAGCAGCTGGGCTAACGGTACCGGGCATAGTAGACGCCGCCACAGGGACGGGCATCTACTCCGCCAATCTAGGATGGCGCGACTTCCCCTTCACCACCCAAGCCCAGTCCAGGCTGGGCATGCCCGTGGCTTTCGGCCATGACGTGGCCGCCGCAGGGGCAGCCGAACTACAAATGCGCCAGACACACGACCACCACGACGCCGCCGTCCTCATCATCGGCACGGGAATTGCCGCCGCCGTGTTCTCCGGCGACAAACCCGTGACCGCCGGAGGCTACGCCGGGGAAATAGGCCACGCACTGGTCCCGGCCCCTTCCGGCGGTACGACGATACTTGAAGCCCTCGGCTCAGCAGGAGCCATCACCCACCGCTACACGGCAATCAGCGGCAACACGGTAGACGGCGCAAAAGCTGTACTCTCGCTCGCCGCCGAGGGCGACCCAATCGCCCGGCAAGTCTGGGAACAAGCAGTAGACGCACTGGCCTTCAGTATCAGCCAGTGCGTCAGCATCCTGGGCACGGAGGTCTTCGTCATCGGTGGTGGACTCTCCCAAGCGGGAGAAGCCTTGCTTGTCCCCTTACGAAAAGCGGTCTACGAACTGCTGACCTTTCATCGCCGCCCCCGCATTCTCCCTGCAACCCTTGGCCAAGACGCTGGATTGATCGGAGCAGCTCTGTATGCCAGGGCAATTCTTGTGACTGGTTCTTCCTAA
- a CDS encoding N-acyl homoserine lactonase family protein: MNLQSGGTVKVAANNKEVVVTDMRVHILSTGVMETDLTWLLLKGGRTIRDRHHKEEPVVWGECPTHAVLIEHPEGRILWDTGVPRDWEQRWAPTGFQDFFPVREPVDGPGYLDSSLAQLELTPDDIDMLVLSHLHFDHAANASMFDNGKTRIIANSAEIAGARAIEGYSKGAHIVSDYESLDLEGVSGDVEIVPGVKVLETPGHTWGTMSLQLDLKNEGTKIFTSDAVYLADSWGPPAVGAAIVWDNVRWLESVEKLRAIADRTGAEVIFGHDGEQARSLRYAPDGFYS, translated from the coding sequence ATGAACCTGCAGAGTGGGGGAACGGTAAAAGTTGCCGCTAACAACAAGGAGGTTGTAGTGACTGATATGCGGGTCCATATTCTGTCCACCGGGGTCATGGAGACCGACCTGACTTGGCTCCTGCTCAAAGGTGGGCGGACTATCCGAGACCGGCACCACAAAGAGGAGCCTGTCGTCTGGGGCGAATGCCCCACCCATGCTGTGCTCATCGAGCATCCTGAGGGGCGGATTCTGTGGGACACGGGCGTTCCCCGTGACTGGGAGCAGCGATGGGCGCCGACAGGGTTTCAGGACTTCTTTCCGGTACGTGAGCCAGTGGACGGACCGGGCTATCTGGACTCTTCTCTGGCTCAGCTGGAATTGACACCGGATGATATCGACATGCTGGTGCTCTCACACTTGCATTTCGACCATGCAGCAAACGCCTCGATGTTCGACAACGGCAAAACCCGGATCATCGCCAACAGCGCCGAGATCGCTGGCGCACGTGCCATTGAAGGCTATTCGAAGGGGGCGCACATCGTCTCGGACTACGAGTCGCTCGATCTGGAGGGGGTCAGCGGCGACGTGGAGATCGTGCCCGGCGTCAAGGTACTGGAGACCCCGGGGCACACCTGGGGAACCATGTCGTTGCAGCTTGATCTCAAGAACGAGGGTACGAAGATTTTCACGTCGGACGCGGTGTACCTTGCGGACAGTTGGGGGCCTCCCGCCGTCGGTGCGGCGATCGTTTGGGATAACGTTCGCTGGCTTGAGTCTGTCGAAAAACTCCGGGCCATCGCCGATCGGACGGGGGCGGAGGTTATCTTCGGCCACGACGGCGAACAGGCCAGGTCACTGCGATATGCACCCGATGGGTTTTACAGCTGA
- a CDS encoding Gfo/Idh/MocA family oxidoreductase, with amino-acid sequence MTSLKTANVGIVGGGIRGGLFARAIRENPLGQLIAVCDPSPHARDTVASKHGVPGYPSVDEMLIAHPELTAAVVATPDFAHKEAAIACAAAGLDLMIEKPLATSTADAEAIIEAAAAGGARIMVGFENRWNPRFSAVRELLKTQDSGSVLNQIISLNDTIFVPTKMLSWAAKSSPAWFLMPHSLDLAMWLSGARPVSVHAVGVKRVLPALDVDTWDCISATFVMDDDSTAVLHSSWILPQTAPAVYDFRYEVQTSTDAFHIDVSNQGITHYSQDRVSWPQWGVTERASRIGGVPIDMVNEFIDFVRGTVTTVPTATQGLIVTHAIEAVHRSLESGESVSLTTRESLLAPAPVS; translated from the coding sequence ATGACCAGTTTGAAAACGGCAAATGTCGGGATAGTGGGTGGAGGAATCCGTGGCGGGCTCTTTGCCCGGGCAATCCGGGAGAACCCCCTGGGTCAACTGATTGCGGTCTGTGATCCAAGCCCACACGCACGGGATACTGTTGCCTCCAAACACGGCGTCCCCGGCTACCCCTCCGTGGACGAGATGCTCATCGCCCATCCTGAGCTCACGGCTGCGGTAGTCGCCACCCCGGACTTCGCCCATAAAGAAGCAGCGATCGCCTGCGCCGCCGCCGGCTTGGATTTGATGATCGAAAAACCGCTGGCCACTTCCACAGCTGATGCAGAGGCCATCATCGAGGCCGCAGCGGCAGGCGGGGCCAGGATCATGGTCGGTTTCGAAAACCGCTGGAACCCGCGGTTCTCCGCCGTGCGGGAGCTTTTGAAGACCCAGGACAGTGGCAGTGTCCTGAACCAGATCATCAGCCTGAACGACACCATCTTCGTTCCGACGAAGATGCTCTCCTGGGCTGCCAAGAGTTCCCCGGCATGGTTCCTCATGCCCCACTCCCTGGACCTGGCCATGTGGCTCAGCGGTGCGCGACCGGTTTCGGTCCATGCCGTCGGAGTGAAACGTGTGCTGCCCGCCCTTGACGTGGACACATGGGACTGCATCAGCGCAACGTTCGTCATGGACGACGATTCCACAGCCGTCCTGCACTCATCGTGGATCCTGCCCCAAACCGCACCTGCGGTGTACGATTTCCGCTACGAAGTGCAGACCAGCACGGATGCCTTCCACATCGATGTCTCCAACCAGGGCATCACCCATTACTCCCAGGACCGGGTTTCATGGCCTCAATGGGGCGTCACCGAGCGTGCCAGCCGCATTGGGGGCGTACCCATTGACATGGTTAACGAATTCATCGACTTCGTCCGCGGCACGGTCACCACCGTGCCCACAGCAACACAGGGACTCATCGTCACCCACGCCATCGAAGCGGTCCACCGTTCGCTGGAGAGCGGCGAGAGCGTTTCCCTTACAACCCGCGAAAGCCTCCTGGCTCCCGCCCCTGTCAGCTGA
- a CDS encoding sugar ABC transporter permease — protein sequence MSAASVAPTRAKRQTQRSPSELRNDRTGRLFVAPAVIIVTLVGVLPGLFLYGISLFDYDRGTPLSAAKFIGLENYTRLISGTDTNFWPAVGVTIGFLLSSTLTTVLLGTILALLLDRILIGRGIITTLLLIPLVMAPVMAGLIWRLIFNDLNGALNAFLRPIGLDQAWLGSPPLAFISVLIVETWQWTPFVALIMFAGLRSLDPRPKEAAQLDGANAWQLFRNITFPMIQPIFGLVIALRLIDSVKIFDTAYALTQGGPGQATETLGLMVFHYGLYTSGWIGRASAVAVLLLILVIIISQFVTRHLKKAEGLQG from the coding sequence GTGAGCGCAGCATCGGTAGCGCCGACCAGGGCCAAACGCCAAACGCAGCGAAGCCCCTCTGAATTACGCAATGACCGCACCGGGCGGCTGTTTGTTGCCCCGGCAGTGATCATCGTCACCCTGGTGGGAGTCCTGCCGGGCCTGTTCCTCTATGGAATAAGCCTCTTCGACTACGACAGGGGAACACCACTGAGCGCAGCAAAGTTCATCGGACTGGAGAACTACACCCGGCTGATTTCCGGAACGGACACCAACTTCTGGCCGGCAGTCGGAGTCACCATTGGCTTCTTGCTCAGCTCAACCCTGACCACGGTCCTGCTGGGCACCATCCTGGCACTCCTGCTTGACCGCATTCTCATCGGCCGCGGCATCATCACCACGCTCCTGCTGATCCCGCTCGTCATGGCGCCCGTCATGGCCGGGCTCATCTGGCGCCTGATCTTCAACGACCTCAACGGCGCCCTGAACGCATTCCTCAGGCCCATCGGCCTTGACCAGGCCTGGCTCGGCTCGCCACCACTGGCCTTCATTTCCGTTCTCATCGTCGAAACCTGGCAGTGGACCCCGTTCGTAGCGCTCATTATGTTCGCAGGACTGCGATCCCTGGACCCCCGCCCCAAAGAAGCAGCCCAGCTCGACGGAGCAAATGCCTGGCAGTTGTTCCGGAACATCACCTTTCCCATGATCCAGCCAATCTTCGGGCTCGTGATCGCCCTGCGCCTCATCGATTCAGTCAAAATATTCGATACCGCCTACGCCCTGACGCAAGGCGGCCCAGGACAGGCCACCGAAACCTTGGGCCTGATGGTTTTCCACTACGGCCTCTATACCTCAGGATGGATCGGCCGCGCGTCAGCCGTCGCAGTCCTGCTGCTCATTCTGGTCATCATCATTTCCCAATTCGTCACACGCCACCTCAAAAAAGCAGAAGGGCTTCAGGGATGA
- a CDS encoding helix-turn-helix domain-containing protein → MTESRIQEFRAPGDPEILMAATESSTDLASVRDRTLILKGILRRTRTLLGADMAYLSLNDLPAGETYIHVTDNVRTEEYRNIRMPLGTGVLGAVATGGSTASTLDYLADPNMNHIPAIDQIVALEGVKAIAGAPLRVGGRIVGALLVAHRAPASLPAAGQRALEHMAAQAALALEQTRRGSEITQLRALIGSTTTSNAGRTRELESMLALDERLMGSMVASVNAEGVIAVLEEASGRPLGLFDPAGRHRFGSVTLSKPALETWGVQSAISSSLHGASAATVRHKGDAYTVVAIAAGNEHLATLVMNGSASKETSLLERGSVFVSAALLFERTLVDANNRAQSTLMEDLLTSRTEDQAQAVRTRFAAYGIELRNKIAVLVILVDPAVRHAALAIVQQRLRKAPMLISSHMGHICVVTTSSAAALAEELDQILHEDGLSAVIGHATATGETISSVREAHDEASQVVTAAKELGWRRGFADLNDLGIAGIMLSHDRAATAARIIERTLGPVQEYDRAHRTELLGTLWAYLETGSRLQSTAAQLHIHQNTVKQRLERIDSLLGPEWRTPSRRVDVHFALRLWKLTPQRLHEPHR, encoded by the coding sequence ATGACCGAGTCCAGAATCCAGGAATTCAGGGCACCGGGGGACCCGGAAATCCTCATGGCCGCCACCGAAAGCTCGACTGACCTGGCGAGCGTGCGCGATCGTACGCTCATCCTCAAGGGGATCCTGCGCCGCACCCGCACCCTTTTAGGTGCCGACATGGCATACCTCAGTCTGAATGACCTCCCTGCCGGGGAGACGTACATCCATGTCACGGACAACGTGCGTACCGAGGAATATCGGAACATCCGCATGCCGTTGGGTACCGGGGTACTCGGAGCAGTCGCCACGGGCGGCTCAACCGCGTCCACTCTTGATTACCTGGCTGACCCAAACATGAACCACATCCCTGCGATCGACCAGATCGTCGCCCTCGAAGGGGTAAAGGCGATCGCCGGGGCGCCGCTTAGGGTAGGTGGTCGGATAGTCGGTGCCCTGCTCGTCGCACATCGCGCGCCGGCCAGCCTTCCGGCTGCCGGGCAACGGGCCCTTGAGCACATGGCAGCCCAAGCGGCCCTCGCACTCGAACAGACCCGCCGAGGAAGTGAGATTACTCAGCTTCGGGCGTTGATAGGCAGTACGACTACCAGCAACGCCGGCCGGACCCGGGAACTGGAATCAATGCTTGCGTTGGATGAGCGGCTGATGGGAAGTATGGTCGCCTCCGTCAACGCGGAGGGCGTCATTGCGGTGCTTGAAGAAGCATCGGGGCGGCCCTTGGGACTGTTTGACCCGGCAGGGCGTCACCGCTTCGGATCCGTGACGCTGAGTAAGCCCGCGCTTGAGACGTGGGGGGTGCAATCGGCAATCAGCAGTTCGCTGCATGGCGCGAGTGCTGCGACCGTTCGACACAAAGGTGATGCCTACACGGTTGTCGCCATCGCGGCCGGCAATGAGCACCTGGCAACGTTGGTCATGAACGGCTCCGCCAGCAAAGAGACCTCACTCCTTGAGCGGGGTTCGGTGTTTGTGAGCGCAGCGCTACTGTTCGAACGCACCCTCGTGGATGCCAACAACCGCGCCCAATCAACGCTCATGGAAGATCTGCTTACCAGCCGAACTGAGGACCAGGCTCAGGCTGTGAGAACCAGGTTCGCCGCCTACGGCATTGAACTCCGCAATAAAATCGCCGTCCTGGTCATCCTGGTTGATCCTGCGGTCCGGCACGCTGCGCTTGCGATAGTGCAACAGAGACTTCGAAAAGCTCCGATGCTCATTTCGTCCCACATGGGCCACATCTGCGTGGTGACGACGTCGAGCGCGGCAGCCTTGGCCGAAGAACTGGACCAGATCCTGCACGAGGATGGGCTCTCTGCAGTAATTGGCCACGCAACAGCTACCGGCGAAACCATCAGCAGTGTCCGGGAGGCCCATGATGAGGCCTCCCAAGTCGTTACGGCCGCCAAAGAACTCGGCTGGCGACGCGGGTTTGCCGACCTCAACGATTTGGGTATTGCCGGAATCATGCTCAGCCATGACCGTGCTGCAACCGCAGCGCGGATCATCGAACGAACGCTCGGCCCTGTTCAGGAGTACGACCGGGCGCACAGAACTGAACTGCTTGGCACGCTCTGGGCGTACCTCGAGACTGGGAGTCGTCTCCAAAGCACGGCTGCGCAGCTGCACATCCACCAGAACACCGTCAAGCAACGGCTCGAGCGGATCGACTCCCTGCTCGGCCCGGAGTGGCGTACGCCCTCACGCCGCGTCGATGTGCACTTCGCGCTGCGGCTCTGGAAACTGACTCCGCAACGACTACACGAACCGCACCGATAG